A window from Pseudomonas sp. Tri1 encodes these proteins:
- a CDS encoding response regulator transcription factor, protein MNQNHPTSPVISNDPIVYIVDDDASLRAALDSLLRSIGLRVESFSSVAEFMLHPRPDVTSCLVLDVRLRGTSGLDFQQELAMANIHLPIVFMTGYGDIAMTVRAMKAGAVDFLTKPFREQDLIDAVSAAHQRDRLRRDSERGQHELHGRYATLTPREQQVMALAVSGLMNKQIAGEIGLSEITVKIHRGQAMRKMCARSFADLVRMAQALDISGTR, encoded by the coding sequence ATGAATCAGAATCACCCCACGAGCCCGGTCATCAGCAACGATCCCATCGTCTACATCGTCGACGACGATGCCTCCCTGCGCGCGGCGCTCGACAGCCTGTTGCGCTCCATTGGCTTGCGGGTCGAGTCATTCAGCTCGGTAGCGGAGTTCATGCTACACCCTCGCCCTGATGTCACCAGTTGCCTGGTGCTGGACGTACGACTGCGGGGCACCAGCGGCCTGGATTTCCAGCAGGAACTGGCAATGGCCAACATCCATTTGCCGATCGTATTCATGACCGGTTATGGCGACATCGCCATGACGGTGCGGGCGATGAAGGCAGGGGCGGTGGACTTCCTGACCAAGCCGTTTCGCGAACAAGACCTGATCGATGCCGTGTCCGCCGCCCATCAGCGGGACCGTCTGCGGCGCGACTCCGAACGCGGTCAGCACGAACTCCACGGTCGCTACGCCACCCTGACGCCGCGAGAACAACAGGTGATGGCACTGGCTGTGTCGGGCCTGATGAACAAGCAGATTGCCGGTGAAATCGGCCTGAGCGAAATCACGGTCAAGATTCACCGCGGCCAGGCCATGCGCAAAATGTGCGCGCGCTCTTTTGCCGATCTGGTGCGCATGGCCCAGGCGCTGGATATCAGCGGCACCCGGTAA